From the genome of Clostridia bacterium, one region includes:
- a CDS encoding P-II family nitrogen regulator produces MSQLALIITIINRGFADDAMAAAKKAGATGGTILTGNGTVKEDTAKFFGISLHAEKEVLLIVASQEKKSDIMKAILDQVNQDEESKGIVFSLPVDQALGFSPVLINELNDKK; encoded by the coding sequence ATGTCTCAATTAGCATTGATTATTACGATTATTAATAGAGGTTTTGCTGATGATGCTATGGCAGCGGCAAAAAAAGCAGGTGCTACCGGCGGTACTATTTTAACAGGAAATGGAACTGTTAAAGAAGATACTGCAAAATTTTTTGGTATTTCTTTACATGCAGAAAAAGAAGTGCTTTTGATAGTAGCGTCTCAAGAAAAGAAATCAGACATTATGAAGGCAATTTTAGATCAGGTAAATCAAGATGAAGAATCAAAAGGTATAGTATTTTCTTTACCTGTTGATCAGGCACTTGGTTTTTCACCTGTTTTAATTAATGAGCTAAACGATAAAAAATAA
- a CDS encoding NAD(+) synthase has protein sequence MNDGFIKVAAATPKIVTADCINNTEEIIKLINQAQNLGVDIVVFPELCITGYTCGDLFLQQALQESAKQSLEKIIEASQNAEMIICIGLPIAFDEKLYNCAAVISQGKLLGLVPKKHIPNYAEFYELRYFTGGEIDCTVNIFGQDVLLSNKQIFVHNEIKNFSLGVEICEDLWVIEPPSIKYIKAGATIIANLSASNEIIGKADYRKLLVASQSGRGVCGYIYSDAGSGESSTDMVFAGHNIIAENGTILQESSLFYTGLTVTEIDIDKLSNERLRMKFIKDDTDIKKIPFFLKKKHTELTREISQNPFIPKDQAEISKRCETILNIQAYGLVTRLQATGIKKVIIGLSGGLDSTLALIVSIKAFEIMGLDKKDIIAVSMPSVANSSRTKNNSRLLATLEGITFLEIPIKKAIEQHMDDIGNDINNFGLAYENAQARERTQILMDIANNINALMVGTGDLSELALGFTTYGGDHMSMYGVNCSIPKTLVRHLVWFEATKSEGTKKSEVLKDILNTPISPELIPSDSDKISQKTEEIIGPYELHDFFLYYAVRFGFGPKKIFRLAKYAFKELYSDEIIKKWLTVFYKRFFANQFKRS, from the coding sequence ATGAATGATGGTTTTATAAAAGTTGCTGCAGCAACACCAAAGATAGTTACTGCTGATTGTATTAATAACACAGAAGAAATAATAAAATTAATCAATCAAGCTCAAAACTTAGGAGTTGACATTGTTGTTTTTCCTGAGCTTTGCATTACAGGTTATACCTGTGGAGATCTGTTTTTGCAACAAGCGTTGCAAGAAAGTGCAAAACAGTCTTTGGAAAAAATCATTGAGGCATCTCAAAATGCCGAAATGATTATATGTATAGGATTGCCTATAGCTTTTGATGAAAAACTGTATAATTGCGCAGCTGTAATTTCACAAGGCAAATTATTAGGTTTGGTACCCAAAAAACACATTCCTAATTATGCTGAATTTTATGAGCTTCGTTATTTTACAGGCGGCGAAATAGATTGTACTGTCAATATATTTGGTCAAGATGTTCTTTTGAGCAATAAGCAAATCTTTGTTCATAACGAGATTAAGAATTTTTCTTTGGGAGTTGAAATTTGCGAGGATTTGTGGGTAATAGAGCCCCCTTCAATTAAGTATATAAAAGCAGGGGCTACAATAATTGCTAATCTTTCCGCTTCAAATGAAATAATAGGCAAGGCAGATTATCGCAAACTTCTTGTTGCTTCTCAATCAGGAAGAGGTGTTTGCGGTTATATTTATTCGGATGCAGGCAGCGGAGAATCATCAACAGATATGGTTTTTGCAGGTCATAATATAATAGCCGAAAATGGCACAATCTTACAAGAATCATCTCTTTTTTATACAGGACTTACTGTTACTGAAATTGACATTGATAAACTAAGCAATGAAAGGCTTAGAATGAAGTTTATAAAAGATGACACTGACATTAAGAAAATTCCGTTTTTTCTAAAAAAAAAACATACAGAACTAACACGAGAAATATCTCAAAATCCTTTTATTCCTAAAGACCAAGCCGAAATATCCAAACGATGCGAAACTATACTCAATATTCAGGCATACGGACTTGTTACGCGGCTTCAGGCAACCGGAATAAAAAAAGTCATTATAGGCTTGTCAGGCGGTCTTGACTCAACTCTTGCGTTAATAGTCTCAATAAAAGCGTTTGAAATAATGGGACTAGATAAAAAGGATATTATTGCGGTTTCTATGCCTTCTGTTGCCAATTCTTCACGTACCAAAAATAACTCCAGACTTTTAGCGACATTAGAGGGTATAACATTTTTGGAAATTCCTATAAAAAAAGCTATAGAACAGCATATGGACGATATAGGAAATGATATTAATAACTTTGGCTTGGCTTATGAAAATGCTCAAGCCCGTGAAAGAACGCAAATTTTAATGGACATTGCCAATAACATCAATGCGCTTATGGTTGGAACAGGTGATTTGTCCGAACTTGCTTTAGGCTTTACGACATACGGTGGAGATCATATGTCAATGTATGGGGTTAACTGTTCGATACCCAAAACCTTAGTAAGGCATCTTGTTTGGTTTGAAGCTACGAAATCTGAAGGCACTAAAAAATCTGAGGTACTAAAAGATATTTTAAACACACCTATAAGTCCCGAATTAATTCCGTCAGATTCTGATAAAATATCTCAAAAGACTGAAGAGATTATTGGACCGTATGAGCTTCATGACTTTTTCTTGTATTATGCAGTGCGCTTTGGATTTGGTCCTAAAAAAATATTCAGACTTGCAAAATATGCTTTTAAAGAATTGTACTCAGATGAAATAATCAAAAAATGGCTTACAGTTTTTTATAAAAGATTTTTCGCCAATCAATTTAAAAGGTC